A genomic segment from Gracilinanus agilis isolate LMUSP501 chromosome 1, AgileGrace, whole genome shotgun sequence encodes:
- the LOC123231412 gene encoding putative protein FAM10A4: protein MDTSKLRAFVKLCQQDPGRLHTEELRFLRDWVESMGGRIPPDARRFRSDDRHWGGESERWKLEDYNRKDDKDTEESELELDNEGVVEADFEGPQEMGDAAGEVTDEMIDQSNEYKVKGLDALHNGEFQKALELFTEAIKLNPWLAILYTLRASIFIELQKPNAAIRDCTKAIELNPHTSEPYKWRGKAHRLLGHWEDAARDLTLSCKLNFDEDANAVLKEIQPRIQRILEHRRKKEQRQRRREQRREERKYRERVEKMRKARAEFDKAKKEEEARKSAFTPFQFFLGEIPRRGGRLRTIPGTSVLNEILGDPEILSAMQDKEIMHAFQDVARHPETMSKYKNNTKVMNFFSKLTNKFGGYEELFNEDFDNGEELDGVHSEDSFEVLDASIDDDTWLPGRQKYFDHFLSSELDKIEQRRRLQKIGENLRGSNSDDDIPGRRKLPYYKELDELSDEEQ, encoded by the coding sequence ATGGACACCAGCAAGCTCCGGGCCTTCGTGAAATTATGTCAACAAGACCCTGGCCGACTGCACACCGAGGAGCTGCGCTTCCTGAGGGATTGGGTGGAGAGCATGGGTGGGAGGATACCCCCTGATGCACGAAGATTTAGATCAGACGATAGACACTGGGGGGGGGAATCAGAAAGATGGAAACTGGAGGACTACAACAGGAAAGACGACAAGGACACTGAGGAAAGTGAACTAGAACTTGATAATGAAGGAGTAGTTGAAGCCGACTTTGAGGGCCCTCAGGAAATGGGAGATGCAGCTGGAGAGGTAACAGATGAGATGATAGATCAGTCCAATGAATACAAAGTGAAAGGTCTTGATGCCCTGCACAATGGTGAATTCCAGAAAGCCCTTGAACTATTCACAGAGGCCATCAAACTGAATCCTTGGTTGGCCATTTTATATACCTTAAGAGCCAGTATTTTTATTGAACTGCAGAAGCCAAATGCTGCCATCAGAGATTGTACCAAAGCAATTGAGCTAAACCCCCATACCTCTGAACCTTACAAATGGAGAGGAAAAGCACACAGACTTCTGGGCCACTGGGAGGATGCAGCCCGGGACTTGACTCTGTCTTGTAAACTGAACTTTGATGAAGACGCCAATGCTGTGCTTAAGGAAATTCAACCAAGGATCCAGAGGATTCTTGAACATCGGCGAAAAAAAGAGCAACGACAGAGGAGACGGGAGCAGAGACGGGAGGAGCGAAAGTACAGAGAAAGGGTGGAAAAGATGAGGAAGGCCAGAGCAGAGTTTGATAAAgccaaaaaagaggaagaagctaGGAAAAGTGCTTTTActcctttccaatttttccttggAGAAATACCTCGAAGGGGGGGTAGATTAAGGACTATACCTGGAACATCAGTGCTCAATGAAATTCTTGGTGACCCAGAAATTCTTTCAGCCATGCAAGATAAAGAAATTATGCATGCCTTCCAGGATGTGGCCCGGCATCCAGAAACTATGAGCAAATATAAGAACAACACAAAAGTTATGAATTTCTTTAGCAAATTGACAAACAAATTTGGTGGGTACGAAGAGCTGTTCAATGAAGACTTTGACAATGGTGAAGAGTTAGATGGTGTTCACAGTGAAGATAGCTTTGAGGTTTTGGACGCATCTATTGATGATGATACATGGCTCCCAGGACGACAAAAATACTTTGACCATTTTCTCAGTAGTGAACTGGACAAAATTGAACAACGAAGACGTTTGCAGAAAATCGGTGAGAACTTGAGGGGTTCAAATAGTGATGACGACATACCTGGAAGAAGAAAACTGCCCTATTATAAGGAGTTGGACGAGCTCAGTGATGAAGAGCAGTAA